The Cyclobacterium amurskyense genome contains the following window.
CAGCATTATTAATTAAGACTACCTTATCAAAATCCTCAGATGGAAAAATTTCAGGTATTTTACTGATCAACTCATCAGTGTTTGCCAAGTCAATTTGTAAAGGTATAAAATTCCTTTCGGCCTTAATTGGGCTTCTGGAGACTCCTATTACCATTGTGTTTGGTAATTGAACCAAATGATTTTTAAGGGCCCCACCCAAGCCTTTACTGGCCCCTGTGAGGATATAAAGAGATTGTCTTTCCATTTTAATTTGAGTTTACAGTGTAAAGCTTGATAAAACTCGAAAAAGCTAAAATACCAAATTTTACTTGATCAGCCACTTGGTCGGAACCAAAGAGAATTAGAAGGAAGCTGCAAGGCTCAGTTCACTCTGCTCTTGGCCTAAACTTTAGGTTTATCAAATTGTCTACGTAATTTGGAACTAAGGGAATTAAATCTATAAAGAAGCATAATGGCCGTAAGTGTTAAACCAATCAACAACCCAATCCAAATACCCAATTCATTCCAATGCAACTTAAAGGCGAGGAAATAGCCAAGAGGTAAGCCTACCACCCAATAGGCAAGAAGTGTTACTAGGGTGGGTATCTTCACATCTGAAAGCCCTCTCAAGGCTCCTAAAGCAACAACTTGTAATCCATCAGAGATTTGAAAAATTCCAGCAATTATCAACAGACTGGCAGCCATCTTTATTACCAGTGGGTCGTCAATATAGAGTAAAGGCATGTAATTTTTCAACAAAAGAAAGAGGATGGCAAATACGGACATAAACACCGTCACCATTCCGAATATAGAAAAGCCAACTTCTCTGAGTTTTGAAATATCTCTTTTTCCAAGTTGATTACCTACTCTAACCATTGCTGCTGCTGATAAGCCCGAAGCCATCATATAGCTAATTGAAGCAAGATTAATGGCAATCTGATGGGCTGCCAAGGCATTGACACCAATCCACCCCATCATAATGGCTGCAGTACTAAATGCCCCTACTTCAAAAATAAATTGCAAGCCTGTAGGAATACCTATGCCTAGCATCTTCTTAATGATAGTCAGCCTTATTTGCTTGAGGCGTAAGCCACGTATATAGTTTTTATATCGATTTGATTTGGTTACATAAATGTACAGAGCCCAAGCCATAAATACCCTGGATATTAAAGTCGCCCATCCAGCACCATTCAATCCCAATTCTGGAAATCCCCAATTACCATAAATTAACAACCAATTCAGACCAATATTCAATAGATTAAAAATAACAGTAATAAACATGGCTTGTTTAGTCTGAGAAAGCCCTTCTATAAACTGCTTGTATGTTTGAAAAAACATAAACGGCAGTAAAGAAAAGGTAATGATCAACAGATATGGAATAGCTAGCACCACTACTTCTTGAGGCTGATTTATAAGCTTCAGTACTGGAGAGACAGCTAGGATAAATAGGAAAAGTAGAAATGAGGACACTGTATTGATAACAAAACCATGATTCAACAACCTCCCGATTTTCCCAGTCTTTCCTTCTCCATCTGCCGCCGCAACCATAGGAGTTACCGCCATGGAAATACCAATCCCGAACATTAGGACAACGAAAAATATACTATTGGCAAGAGAAGCAGCTGCTAGTGGGACGGCTCCTAATCTACCTACCATGATATTGTCTGCTACCCCAACCATCACTTGGCCGAGTTGACTTAACATTACCGGATAAGCCAGGGTAAATGTCTTATCAAAATTGTCCTTAAACCCTTTAAACATTAATTATTGATATTTATTTTTTCAATAAAATTGAAGTTTTTAAAATTGCAGCCATGCTGATGGCATCAGTAATTTGACCATTCAAAACCATTTCATAGGCTTCCTTAAAGGGTAAATGCCGAATCTTCAAATCTTCCGTATCATCAAACTCTGTTTCGCCTTGTGTCAAGTCTCTAGCCATATAAACATATCCAACTTCATCAGTTACTGAATTGGAGGTATGGATCTTTAATATTTCTGTCCATTCATTTGCCAATAGTCCCGTTTCCTCCTTAAGTTCTCTTTGGGCACTTTCTAGGGATGTCTGATCGGCTGGCCCTCCTCCCATTGGTATCTCCCATGTATACTCATCTAAGGTATAGCGGTATTGCCCAACCAACCATGTATACTCATTCTCATCAAGCGGAAGAATACCTATAGCGAGGTTTTTAAAACTAACTTTCCCGTATATTCCCTGTTTATTGGTCGGAGTTATTACCTGGTGTTCTTCTACCTTGATCCAAGGGTTGTCGTACACCTCTTTTTTAGAAATTGTTGTCCACGGATTTTTCATAAAAAATAAATAAAAAAAGGGTGGCCGATAGCCACCCTTCAAATGCTTTAAATAATTTTAATTTAAGCTGGGATAGGCAATACTTTGCTGTCCTTAAAAGTAGAAAGGATAACCATAGACTGCATTGAATCTACTTCCTTAATCTCACTTACCTGCTCTAACATCAATTTCTGGTAAGAATTAATATCTTTTGATATAATTTTCAAAATAAAATCTCCCGTTCCTGTGATATGGTGACATTCTATCACTTCTGGAATTTGGTTGATTTCCTTCATAAAGGCATCTATATTGGACTTATTATGACCAATCAATCCTACCAACACAAAAGTACTAACACCAAGTCCGATTTTTTCCGGATCTAATTTGGCATGATAGCTTTTTATTATTCCTGATTGTTCCAATTTTTTCACCCTCTCTAAAGTTGGTGCTGGTGACAATCCTATATCTTTTGAAAGCTGCGCGTTGGTGATTTTTGCGTTGCCTTGTAGAATTTCTAAAATCTTACGGTCAATTTTGTCAAATTTCACTTTTATACTATTATCCATATTGTAAAGAATTTACCGAATTATATGTGGCACAAAGGTAATCTAATTTATATTTATTTTAAAGACATTTACGAAAAAAACGCAAGCACGGACGAAATATTGTTGTTTAATTGTTATAATTTTTAAAATTATTACACTCAGTGTTTCGTGATTTCATTAAAAACGTGGATTTCCCCTCGATTAGACTAATAATGAACAATTTAGTGCTTATCAAAGTTTATTCTTTTTCAAAAATTCTCTCGCTTCCTTATTAGCCGGGTGTCTTCGTTTCGAATTGTCTTTGACTGTAACCAAATACCGCTTGGCTTCCTTTTTGTTCCCCTTCTTAAATAGAATTTTTCCAACCTGAAGAAGTGAAAATAAGTAGTAACCACTTTCCTGTGCTTCCAACTCATCTCCAAAAGATATGGATTGCAAATAATAAGGCATGGCTCGTTCCGGCTGCCCCATTCGGTCATAACTTTGAGCGACAAAAAAGGCAGCGTACCTTCCACTTGTTGCCTCATAACCTGTCCAACCTTCTTTTATTCGCTTTAGAATTTCTAAAGAAACATCCCTAGCTTCTACCCCTCTACCTACAGCATACAATTGCCTTGCAAAATGCCTATGGAAATAGGGGTTATTTGGATATTTACCATGAAGGTAACTAGTAATTTCTAAGGCTTTAAAAGGCTTTTTCTCCTCGGTGGCATACAATCGGAATAGAAAATATTGCGCTTCTATTCGAGCATAAAAAGAGCTTTCCGCTACCTCTTCCAGTTGTTTCAAACCCAACTTTTGGTCTCCCTTAGGAAACAATAACATTATTGGCTTTAATAAAGGGTAATTTTCAGGTATCCAAACAGAAAAATAATTAAACAATGCATCGCCCAATAATAATTCCGGATTCAACTCTTCCTCTCCCCTACTTAATTCCAGATACTTTAACGCATTTTTACTTGCGAAAGTTGAACTAGTCCAATTTTTTCTTTCACTATGTAAACGCCCTTGAAACCCATAGGCCCCGGCCAGAAAAAATGCTGCTTCTTTATTTTCAGGATTTTCCTCAATGAGTTTCTCTGCTTTCTCTATTGTCAAATCCATGTATTTTAACATAAGCGCATCATGACTCCTGTTGTCAACAGCTACAACAATTTTCCACCATTGGCTCAATCCCATTAAAAAATAAGGAAGTGGATGTTCTGGATAAGTATACCGCATTACTTGAAAACCCCTTTCGGCATTCTCAAAGTCAAAATTATACATGCTATTGATAGCGTCGGTAATCCTAAACTGAAGCCCTTTATCAAGCAGAAGGTAACCACTTTCTTTCTTATTCACATCAGTTACGGGCTCCATCTGAGCCTGAGCCTCAGTTAGAACAACACAATTTATCAATAGTAAAAGAGATAATGCGATTTGGGTATATTTCATTAAGACTGTTTTCGATAAAACTCCTTATTATACAGCATAAACGCTTTATGACAATAATTAATTTCGAAAACTCGAAAAATTTATTTTGGTTTAATAAAAATAAGGTGTAAAGTATATACTTAAGAGTATTTCCAAGCATAAATCCATGTGGCAGAAAGGGTCTTCTTATTCCTAGGTAGGTTTCTTAATGATTATTTGTCCTCAATACCTTTGAATAGTACTTTTCGCTTATTACTCTGTAGTATTAATAAAAAATAAGGACCTGGACAAACCATAGCCCACTTTTTAAAAGAACGAGACAATGTTTTAGAATCCTGCAAAATAAAGTAATATGGGTATAAAAAAACAGACCCATTAAACCACTACCACATTAATGTGATTTAGGTCAATGGATCTGTAAACAGCAATAAGATAAAAAAATTAACAGCTTACTTTTATACTTAATCGATTTTTTACAGCTACATCTGAAAGCGTGCTTTTCCATGCTTCCAAAGCCAAAGAATCTGGTATATTAATATCGTCAAATGTAATTATTTCTCCTTCCTCAATATTTCTCTTTAATTGAACTTTATTCATTAAACCAATAGGAACATGATTGGTGCAGTCAGTTATTTTGATAGCCTCTCCTCTAACTTCCATTCCACCGATTCCTTTGTCAATAAAAGATCCTGAGGTTAAGTTTTTCTTAGCAATTGTCCCTACACTTACTGAAGGTACATCTCCATTATCAAGCAAGATTTCATTATTATTTACCAAATTCAAAATACTATTAGGTATTTCAAAAAAGCACAAGTGCATGGGTTTGTATAGCAAATAAAATGGACCTTTACCCATTTTATAGGTAGTCAACTCCTCTGCCAAATCCTCTTGATGGGTGGCGGTAATAAAAACGCCTGGAGGCGATTCTTTAGAGATAATGTAGTCACTGATGACAGCGTTTTGTTTTTGGGCAATTTCGCCTAAAGCGAAAGCACCACTTTCAAAATCGCTAGTTTCATAGCCAACAAGACCTGTTTTAACGATATCTAAACCCAAGCCATTTGCTATAAATGCTTGTTCAATTTGAAGTTTTGTTCCATCTGTAAAAGATGTAACAGAACTAAGACTATATCCTTGTTTTTGTGCCCAAAACAACATGTCTTCAAGCGAAGGTTTTTTGTTTAGAAAACCTTTAATGTTTCCATAAACCAAAGGCTTAAATCCCATCTGAATCACTTCCTTGTTAAGTGCGGCCAAACACCCAGGTTGATCTCCATTTGCCTCTGTAATCACTCCGCGTTTGGACAACCATGACCCGGTAAGCACTTGAGTATCGGCGTCCATTGTTACTACTGGAAGTCCATATACAAATGCTTTATCAATAATTTCTGTTGAATAAATGGGATCTCCTGTACTTACCACAATTAAATCCGAGCTATCTAGAACCTCTTCAGGTGAAGTGGTTAAAAATTCCTGACTAACCCCAAGGTCACTAATCACCCCTTCTCTTCTGGTCAATATTTTTGAAATGACCATATCTTCTCTTCTTGCAATGAGCTTAGCTAAGCCTCTCCCAATGCCACCGGTGCCCACTATACCGATCTTTAGTTTTTTGCCGTTTATGTTTTTCATAATCTAAAAATTTTGTTTGCTGTTTGTCTGCTGTTTAATCATGACGATGTAAAGGTAAGTAAAAAAATTTAAAAACCATTTTATTGTATTTAAAATACATAAAAAATATTTTAAAATATCCATTCAGACCTAACCTTATTTTTACTAATAAAACCCTAAAACCTTATATTTTATTAAGCTTTAAGAAAAAAAATAGAGAGAATAAAATGTAAAAAAGTAATTTTAAAAAATTTAATTCCGAGAACAATTATTTTATTATTTTTTCTTTTAAACTGAAAATTCTTCAATATTCCCCTATAATTAAAGGCAAGTCATTCTACTTTCGTTTTTTAAATAAAGCAATTCAACTATAATTCATGATAATTTTTTTATTTTCGCCTTTCATAAATATTCAGGTAACATGCTAAATTATGCCAGGGTTAACAATCTTGCAGGTTGGACCACCTTCTTTATTGCATTTATTACTTATTTACTCACCATCGAGGAAACTGCCAGTTTCTGGGATCCGGGGGAATTTATAGCAGTAGCCTATAAATTACAAGTCCCTCATCCGCCAGGTGCGCCTTTCTTTTTACTTATCTACCGAATGTTTAGCTTTTTAGCACTCGGAGATGGTCTTGAAATCGCCTATTGGATGAATGTGGGTAGTGCTTTGCTTTCAGCTTTCACTATTTTGTTCCTTTTCTGGACCATCACACTTCTAGGTAGAAAGTTATTGCTTAAAAACAGTGAGGAGCCAAATACAGACCAAGTTTACACCTTAATTGGTGCTGGTTTTATAGGAGCTTTGGCCTATACCTTTACGGATAGTTTTTGGTTTTCAGCAGTAGAAGCTGAAGTTTATGCCATGTCATCCTTTTTTACGGCCATAGTAATCTGGGCTTTCTTAAAATGGGATATAATAAAAGATCCAAGGGAGGAAAATAAGTACATGATATTTATTGCCTACCTAGTAGGTTTGTCAATAGGTGTTCACCTCTTAAATCTGGTAACACTTCCTGCCCTTGCCTTAGTGGTCTATTTTAAGAAATACAAAAACCATAACCTCAAAGGAGGAATCATCGCATTCCTACTAGGTGGAGTTGCCCTGGTTGTAATCAATAACTTTATTATCCCGGGTCTACCTAGTATAGCCGGGTCTTTGGAAATATTCTTCGTCAATAGCCTTGGCCTACCCTTTGGATCTGGCATAGTTTTCTTTTCCATTGCCTTTTTAGGAGGGCTTGTGTATGCAGTTATCTACTCCTACCGTCAAGAGAAAGTCATTCTCAATACCATATTACTGTGTTTCTCATTTATACTTATAGGCTATAGCTCTTATGCGTTGATCGTGATCCGGGCCAATGCTGAACCGGTAATTAATGAAAATGACCCTAAAGACATCATAAGTTTTGTTAGCTACCTTAAAAGAGAGCAATATGGTTACCGACCTTTAATGCAAGGTCAATATTTTACAGCAGACATTGTGGATCAGGTAGAAGGAGCTCCTGTCTATGCCAAAGGAAAAGAAAAATATGAGATAGTGGATTACCAGTTGGAAAACATCTATGATCCAGAAAAAACAACCCTACTGCCAAGAATATACTCTACACAAGAGCGCCACAAACAAATCTACAGATCCAAACTTGGATTAAGAGAAGGCCAAGACCCTACCTTTTTTGACAATATCTATTTCATGTTTGAACACCAACTTGGACATATGTATTGGAGGTATTTTATGTGGAATTTCAGCGGTAGAGAAAGTGACCTCAGTAATGCTCCTTTCTTAAGCATTTGGAATACAGTCACAACTGACTTCCCTAACTATATCAAAGAAAACAAAGGCCATAATAATTATTATATGCTTCCTTTGATACTTGGACTGATAGGAATGTTTTTCCAAGCAAAACATGACCCTGAATCATTCTGGCTTACCCTAATGCTATTCTTAATGATGGGGGTAGTACTGGTGCTTTACCTCAATTCACCCCCTGTGGAACCAAGGGAAAGAGATTATATATATGTAGGGTCTTTTTATGCCTTTGCCATCTGGATTGGCTTTAGTGTCATGGCTATCAGCCATCAACTTAGTAAATTGAAAAAAGGCATGGTGATGGCAGGGGTATATGCTGCCCTAATCGCCTTACCTGTCCCCATTTTAATGGCCGCAGAAAACTGGAACGACCATGATAGGTCTGACAGGTATTTCTCTGTGGATTCAGCAAGAAACTTCCTTGCTTCTTGTGCGCCAAATGCCATATTATTCACTGGAGGAGACAATGACACATTCCCCCTATGGTACGTTCAGGAAGTCGAAGGTTTCCGAACTGATGTAAGGGTAATTGTATTAAGCTATTTCGATACAGATTGGTACATAAAGCAAATGGCGAGACCTGTAAATGAGTCTGCAGCCCTAAACTTTACCCTGGATTATGAAAATTATAAAAAAGGCACCAATGACGTACTTTATGTAACGGAAAGAAATATCGAAAGTCTGCCTTTAATAGAATACCTCAAATTATTAAAAGAAAACAGTGACTTGCTAAAATTAACTAGCAATCGCTCAAACAGTGACATCAATACAGTACCATCACGAATTTTGACATTGCCAGTTGATTCAGAAGTGGTTGATAAGGCTGGAATTGTACCAGAGGAATTTGAGGACTTGAAAATACCGAATATCAACATTCGTATAAAAGGTAACTATGTAACCAAGGGTAATCTAATGCTTCTGGATTTAATTGCTACCAACAATTGGGAAAGGCCGATTTATTTCAACAATACATCATTGGCAACAATAGGATTTGACGTAAGCAGCCATGTTGTAATGGAAGGACTTACCTACCGATTGCTCCCTATTCAAAAGCCAGACAACCAGGATGAATTGATCAATACTGATCTGGCATATGAGAATGTCATGGAGAAATTTGCCTTTAGAGGAATGGACAACCCTGACAACTATTTTGATGATGAATTTAGAAGATTCACTTCCAACCATAGAAGTGTGTTAAATAGTATAGCCATTGCTTTAATAGAAGAAGATGACAAGGAGAGGGCAAAAGATGT
Protein-coding sequences here:
- a CDS encoding MATE family efflux transporter — protein: MFKGFKDNFDKTFTLAYPVMLSQLGQVMVGVADNIMVGRLGAVPLAAASLANSIFFVVLMFGIGISMAVTPMVAAADGEGKTGKIGRLLNHGFVINTVSSFLLFLFILAVSPVLKLINQPQEVVVLAIPYLLIITFSLLPFMFFQTYKQFIEGLSQTKQAMFITVIFNLLNIGLNWLLIYGNWGFPELGLNGAGWATLISRVFMAWALYIYVTKSNRYKNYIRGLRLKQIRLTIIKKMLGIGIPTGLQFIFEVGAFSTAAIMMGWIGVNALAAHQIAINLASISYMMASGLSAAAMVRVGNQLGKRDISKLREVGFSIFGMVTVFMSVFAILFLLLKNYMPLLYIDDPLVIKMAASLLIIAGIFQISDGLQVVALGALRGLSDVKIPTLVTLLAYWVVGLPLGYFLAFKLHWNELGIWIGLLIGLTLTAIMLLYRFNSLSSKLRRQFDKPKV
- a CDS encoding NUDIX domain-containing protein, whose amino-acid sequence is MKNPWTTISKKEVYDNPWIKVEEHQVITPTNKQGIYGKVSFKNLAIGILPLDENEYTWLVGQYRYTLDEYTWEIPMGGGPADQTSLESAQRELKEETGLLANEWTEILKIHTSNSVTDEVGYVYMARDLTQGETEFDDTEDLKIRHLPFKEAYEMVLNGQITDAISMAAILKTSILLKK
- a CDS encoding Lrp/AsnC family transcriptional regulator, whose amino-acid sequence is MDNSIKVKFDKIDRKILEILQGNAKITNAQLSKDIGLSPAPTLERVKKLEQSGIIKSYHAKLDPEKIGLGVSTFVLVGLIGHNKSNIDAFMKEINQIPEVIECHHITGTGDFILKIISKDINSYQKLMLEQVSEIKEVDSMQSMVILSTFKDSKVLPIPA
- a CDS encoding tetratricopeptide repeat protein, translating into MKYTQIALSLLLLINCVVLTEAQAQMEPVTDVNKKESGYLLLDKGLQFRITDAINSMYNFDFENAERGFQVMRYTYPEHPLPYFLMGLSQWWKIVVAVDNRSHDALMLKYMDLTIEKAEKLIEENPENKEAAFFLAGAYGFQGRLHSERKNWTSSTFASKNALKYLELSRGEEELNPELLLGDALFNYFSVWIPENYPLLKPIMLLFPKGDQKLGLKQLEEVAESSFYARIEAQYFLFRLYATEEKKPFKALEITSYLHGKYPNNPYFHRHFARQLYAVGRGVEARDVSLEILKRIKEGWTGYEATSGRYAAFFVAQSYDRMGQPERAMPYYLQSISFGDELEAQESGYYLFSLLQVGKILFKKGNKKEAKRYLVTVKDNSKRRHPANKEAREFLKKNKL
- a CDS encoding NAD(P)-dependent oxidoreductase, which translates into the protein MKNINGKKLKIGIVGTGGIGRGLAKLIARREDMVISKILTRREGVISDLGVSQEFLTTSPEEVLDSSDLIVVSTGDPIYSTEIIDKAFVYGLPVVTMDADTQVLTGSWLSKRGVITEANGDQPGCLAALNKEVIQMGFKPLVYGNIKGFLNKKPSLEDMLFWAQKQGYSLSSVTSFTDGTKLQIEQAFIANGLGLDIVKTGLVGYETSDFESGAFALGEIAQKQNAVISDYIISKESPPGVFITATHQEDLAEELTTYKMGKGPFYLLYKPMHLCFFEIPNSILNLVNNNEILLDNGDVPSVSVGTIAKKNLTSGSFIDKGIGGMEVRGEAIKITDCTNHVPIGLMNKVQLKRNIEEGEIITFDDINIPDSLALEAWKSTLSDVAVKNRLSIKVSC
- a CDS encoding glycosyltransferase family 117 protein, producing MLNYARVNNLAGWTTFFIAFITYLLTIEETASFWDPGEFIAVAYKLQVPHPPGAPFFLLIYRMFSFLALGDGLEIAYWMNVGSALLSAFTILFLFWTITLLGRKLLLKNSEEPNTDQVYTLIGAGFIGALAYTFTDSFWFSAVEAEVYAMSSFFTAIVIWAFLKWDIIKDPREENKYMIFIAYLVGLSIGVHLLNLVTLPALALVVYFKKYKNHNLKGGIIAFLLGGVALVVINNFIIPGLPSIAGSLEIFFVNSLGLPFGSGIVFFSIAFLGGLVYAVIYSYRQEKVILNTILLCFSFILIGYSSYALIVIRANAEPVINENDPKDIISFVSYLKREQYGYRPLMQGQYFTADIVDQVEGAPVYAKGKEKYEIVDYQLENIYDPEKTTLLPRIYSTQERHKQIYRSKLGLREGQDPTFFDNIYFMFEHQLGHMYWRYFMWNFSGRESDLSNAPFLSIWNTVTTDFPNYIKENKGHNNYYMLPLILGLIGMFFQAKHDPESFWLTLMLFLMMGVVLVLYLNSPPVEPRERDYIYVGSFYAFAIWIGFSVMAISHQLSKLKKGMVMAGVYAALIALPVPILMAAENWNDHDRSDRYFSVDSARNFLASCAPNAILFTGGDNDTFPLWYVQEVEGFRTDVRVIVLSYFDTDWYIKQMARPVNESAALNFTLDYENYKKGTNDVLYVTERNIESLPLIEYLKLLKENSDLLKLTSNRSNSDINTVPSRILTLPVDSEVVDKAGIVPEEFEDLKIPNINIRIKGNYVTKGNLMLLDLIATNNWERPIYFNNTSLATIGFDVSSHVVMEGLTYRLLPIQKPDNQDELINTDLAYENVMEKFAFRGMDNPDNYFDDEFRRFTSNHRSVLNSIAIALIEEDDKERAKDVMRLSLERLPGEAIPYDLASGQAVPVLFELEMKEEALDIIDKMSKKSIELLDFYQETGRGLDREAQISAEMLRYFVPVLKEQGYEEKSTELQQNYERIFGAMSGNSRIQRR